The Xenorhabdus doucetiae genome has a window encoding:
- the nfo gene encoding deoxyribonuclease IV, which translates to MKFVGAHVSASGGVDQAVIRAHELNATAFALFTKNQRQWHAPPLSAESIDKFKANCERYGYGSRQILPHDSYLINLGHPEAEGLEKSRAAFLDEMQRCEQLGIGLLNFHPGSHLKKIDIDKCLARIAESINITLDKTQGVTAVIENTAGQGTNLGFKFEQLAAIIDGVEDKTRVGVCIDTCHAFAAGYDLRTEKDCDETFNAFDKIVGFKYLKAMHLNDAKSEFSSRVDRHHSLGEGNIGKLPFSYIMKDDRFNGIPLVLETINPDIWDQEIAWLKSQQN; encoded by the coding sequence ATGAAATTTGTTGGAGCCCATGTGAGTGCCTCAGGCGGTGTTGATCAGGCCGTGATCCGCGCCCATGAATTAAACGCAACCGCCTTCGCCCTGTTCACGAAAAATCAACGCCAATGGCATGCCCCGCCGTTATCGGCAGAGAGCATCGATAAATTCAAAGCGAATTGTGAACGTTACGGTTATGGTAGCCGGCAAATCCTGCCCCATGACAGCTACCTCATCAATCTGGGTCATCCTGAAGCAGAGGGTTTGGAAAAATCCCGGGCGGCGTTTCTTGATGAGATGCAACGTTGTGAGCAGCTCGGCATCGGTTTACTGAATTTCCATCCGGGCAGCCACCTCAAAAAAATTGACATTGATAAATGCCTCGCCCGTATTGCGGAATCCATTAATATTACGTTGGACAAAACCCAAGGTGTCACTGCCGTGATCGAAAACACCGCCGGGCAAGGCACCAACCTTGGTTTCAAATTCGAACAACTGGCAGCAATTATTGATGGCGTCGAAGACAAAACGCGTGTTGGAGTCTGTATTGATACCTGCCACGCCTTCGCAGCAGGTTATGATTTACGGACTGAAAAAGATTGCGATGAGACTTTCAACGCATTCGATAAAATCGTTGGGTTCAAGTACCTTAAAGCCATGCACCTGAACGATGCCAAGAGCGAATTTTCCAGCCGTGTTGACCGGCATCACAGCCTGGGTGAAGGCAATATCGGTAAGCTCCCTTTCAGCTATATCATGAAAGATGACCGTTTCAATGGCATTCCCTTGGTGCTTGAAACGATCAATCCTGATATTTGGGATCAAGAAATTGCCTGGCTAAAATCCCAACAAAATTAA
- a CDS encoding YeiH family protein: MSENQAGEFIRTQQNTAAKFIPGILLTAVLTALAIYIGTLPWFINMGLGALTLAILLGMVIGNTLYPLLKPTCDSGIHFSKHYLLRAGIILYGFRLTFQQVTQVGATGILIDVIMLSSTFLIALWIGRAFFRLDNQTVILIGAGSSICGAAAVMATEPVVKATSSQVAVAVSTVVIFGTLAIFVYPWFYQLNTHYQWFNFSQETFGIFSGSTVHEVAQVVAIGHTLGIEAENAAVISKMIRVMLLAPFLLLLSGYLSRLNVKNSNLRQEKSPITIPWFAVFFIVTAGVNSFHLFPEPLVNSIIAADTIMLAMAMVALGLTTHISAIRQAGVKPILLALILFVWLVVGELIANQGTQYLLR; this comes from the coding sequence ATGTCTGAAAATCAAGCAGGGGAATTTATCAGAACTCAGCAAAATACCGCAGCAAAATTCATTCCCGGTATTCTGTTAACCGCCGTCCTGACGGCGCTCGCCATCTATATCGGGACGCTTCCTTGGTTTATCAATATGGGATTGGGCGCCCTGACACTTGCCATTCTATTGGGGATGGTGATCGGCAATACTCTGTATCCCTTGTTAAAACCGACCTGTGATAGCGGTATCCATTTTTCCAAGCACTACCTGCTGCGAGCCGGCATTATTCTTTATGGATTTCGCCTGACGTTCCAACAAGTCACGCAGGTCGGCGCAACGGGGATATTGATTGATGTCATCATGCTTTCTTCAACATTTCTTATCGCATTATGGATTGGGCGGGCTTTTTTTCGACTGGATAACCAAACCGTGATCCTGATTGGTGCCGGAAGTAGCATTTGTGGCGCCGCGGCGGTGATGGCAACCGAACCCGTTGTCAAAGCGACCTCCAGTCAAGTTGCCGTCGCCGTCTCTACGGTAGTTATTTTTGGCACACTCGCCATTTTTGTTTATCCGTGGTTTTATCAACTCAATACCCATTACCAATGGTTTAATTTTTCTCAGGAAACATTTGGTATTTTTTCCGGCTCAACGGTTCATGAAGTCGCCCAAGTCGTTGCCATTGGGCATACATTGGGAATCGAGGCCGAAAATGCCGCCGTTATCAGTAAAATGATCCGTGTCATGCTATTGGCCCCTTTTCTATTACTGCTTTCCGGCTATCTCAGTCGCCTAAACGTTAAAAATAGCAATCTCCGCCAAGAGAAATCGCCGATCACGATCCCGTGGTTTGCGGTGTTTTTTATTGTCACTGCGGGCGTTAATTCTTTTCATTTATTCCCGGAACCTCTGGTTAACTCGATCATTGCTGCTGATACCATTATGCTGGCAATGGCGATGGTGGCTTTAGGGCTAACCACGCATATCAGTGCCATCCGTCAAGCCGGAGTTAAACCCATTTTATTAGCACTCATTTTGTTTGTCTGGTTAGTCGTGGGAGAGTTAATCGCCAATCAAGGCACTCAGTATTTATTGCGCTAA
- a CDS encoding ligand-gated channel protein, giving the protein MAVFAKKKVVLGIVAAISSSTVLAANHGEDKIVVTTAAGFQQEIEDAPASISVVSREELETKAYRDVTDALKDVPGVVVTGGGSSSDISIRGMASKYTMILVDGKRVDTRGTRPNSDGSGIEQGWLPPLAAIERIEVVRGPMSSLYGSDAMGGVINVITRKAQKEWHLSVRADATLTESKHSGNSYQNSIYAAGPVIEGLLGLRVNGLYSHRNEDKFLGGFREQEMRNGAVALSLTPDEKNDFTFEAGRYEQDRDSTIGKTRDCQPKSCKNDTSRYKRNNYSITHQGTYDFGTMTSYIQRDESRNPEREMTNNDTVFNNRTTLVFDDHTLSIGGQYRYEDLRDNGNKLPSAKDVNKLTRWSWALVLEDEWKMTNDFALTSGVRLDKDQNFGTHWTPRLYGVWHTDEQWTIKGGISTGYRSPDIRQVAPNWGQATGGRFSNGMILGNPDLKPEKSINEEISIIWNNQDNFNIGVTVFNTAFKDKITEIRGCEKDCQLGGKDYDFINKRINVDKANIRGIETTLNWDIVKDLSLAANYTYTDSEQKSGKFKGQPLNKMPTHMANATLNWQPLPELDTWTRINFRSKTKNYQYRSSMRDGTPSYTFVDLGVTYNLAKNLRLLGGVYNVFDKRVTEESHDAVLDGRRYNIGINYDF; this is encoded by the coding sequence ATGGCTGTTTTTGCAAAGAAAAAAGTTGTATTAGGTATTGTTGCTGCTATTTCATCCAGTACTGTTTTAGCGGCTAATCATGGTGAAGATAAAATTGTTGTCACCACTGCCGCAGGTTTCCAGCAAGAAATTGAAGATGCACCGGCTTCTATTTCAGTGGTTAGCCGTGAAGAGCTGGAAACTAAAGCCTATCGTGATGTGACGGACGCCCTGAAAGATGTACCGGGTGTAGTTGTTACCGGCGGTGGTAGCAGCAGCGACATCAGTATCCGTGGTATGGCGTCCAAATATACCATGATCCTGGTTGATGGTAAGCGTGTTGATACACGTGGCACTCGTCCAAATAGTGATGGTTCGGGCATTGAGCAAGGGTGGTTACCACCGTTGGCCGCCATTGAACGCATTGAAGTGGTGCGGGGACCGATGTCTTCTCTATATGGTTCTGATGCGATGGGCGGTGTGATTAATGTGATTACTCGCAAGGCGCAGAAAGAATGGCATTTAAGTGTGAGAGCAGATGCTACCCTAACCGAAAGTAAACATTCGGGTAATAGCTATCAGAATAGTATTTATGCTGCCGGGCCAGTTATTGAAGGATTGCTGGGATTGAGGGTGAATGGCCTATATTCGCATCGTAATGAAGATAAATTCTTAGGTGGATTTAGAGAGCAAGAGATGCGTAACGGTGCAGTGGCGCTCTCTTTAACGCCAGATGAGAAAAATGATTTTACTTTTGAAGCGGGTCGCTATGAACAAGATCGCGATTCAACGATTGGCAAGACACGCGACTGTCAGCCAAAATCGTGTAAAAATGATACAAGTCGTTATAAGCGTAATAATTATTCTATCACTCATCAGGGTACTTATGACTTTGGTACCATGACATCTTATATTCAAAGAGATGAGTCTCGTAATCCTGAACGTGAGATGACAAACAATGATACGGTATTCAATAACCGTACAACGTTGGTATTTGATGACCACACGTTAAGTATCGGAGGTCAATATCGTTATGAGGATTTACGAGATAACGGCAATAAACTCCCTTCAGCCAAAGATGTTAATAAATTAACTCGCTGGAGTTGGGCACTTGTCTTGGAAGACGAATGGAAAATGACGAATGATTTTGCCCTGACTAGCGGAGTCCGGTTAGATAAGGATCAAAATTTCGGTACGCATTGGACTCCTCGTCTCTATGGCGTCTGGCATACTGATGAGCAATGGACGATTAAAGGGGGAATTTCCACCGGTTATCGTTCCCCTGATATCAGACAGGTTGCGCCTAATTGGGGGCAAGCAACCGGTGGGCGGTTCAGTAATGGGATGATCTTAGGCAATCCAGATCTCAAGCCAGAGAAAAGTATTAATGAAGAAATTAGTATTATCTGGAATAATCAAGATAATTTTAATATTGGCGTAACCGTATTTAATACTGCGTTTAAAGATAAAATCACTGAAATCAGAGGCTGCGAAAAAGATTGTCAACTCGGCGGTAAGGATTATGATTTTATTAACAAACGAATAAATGTTGATAAAGCCAATATTCGAGGTATCGAAACCACCCTGAATTGGGATATCGTAAAAGATTTGTCATTAGCAGCAAACTATACCTATACCGATTCTGAGCAAAAAAGTGGTAAGTTCAAAGGCCAGCCATTAAACAAGATGCCAACACATATGGCAAATGCAACCTTAAACTGGCAGCCCCTACCTGAATTGGATACATGGACTCGTATTAATTTCCGCAGTAAAACAAAGAATTATCAATACCGCTCTAGTATGAGAGATGGAACTCCCTCTTATACTTTTGTCGATTTAGGCGTGACTTATAACTTGGCTAAAAATCTACGCTTGTTAGGTGGAGTGTATAATGTTTTTGACAAACGAGTCACTGAAGAAAGTCATGATGCCGTTCTGGATGGCCGCCGTTACAATATCGGTATTAATTATGACTTCTAA
- a CDS encoding FecCD family ABC transporter permease, whose protein sequence is MSVTTEPMPMVKQQLNECDIKAHYRHILRRRIAWILFIVLAIGTSIVLDFTMGPSGLSLQTLWQTLVSPESVNAATQVIVWDIRLPYALMAVVIGLSLGLAGAEMQTILNNPLASPFTLGVSNAASFGAALAIVAGIGIPGIPDQWFISANAFLFALLAALMLDGITRWTKVSTSGVVLFGIAMVFTFESLISMMQFIATEDTLQGLVFWTMGSLGRATWEKLGIMLLVFSVIMPVSMSNAWKLTALRLGEDRAISFGINISRLRLGTLLRISILTALAVAFVGPIAFIGLISPHIARMMFGEDHRFFLPASALIGALVLSMTSIASKNLIPGVIIPVGIVTSLVGVPFFLSIVLRHRGNV, encoded by the coding sequence ATGAGCGTCACTACCGAGCCTATGCCAATGGTGAAACAGCAATTGAATGAGTGCGACATAAAAGCACATTATCGTCATATCCTGCGTCGACGTATTGCATGGATATTATTCATCGTCTTGGCGATTGGCACTTCCATTGTACTGGATTTTACAATGGGACCATCAGGGTTATCACTGCAAACCCTCTGGCAAACACTGGTTTCACCCGAAAGTGTTAATGCAGCAACCCAGGTGATTGTTTGGGATATTCGATTACCCTATGCCCTGATGGCGGTAGTGATCGGCTTATCACTTGGATTGGCCGGCGCTGAAATGCAGACCATTCTGAATAACCCGTTGGCCAGCCCATTTACTTTGGGCGTTTCCAATGCCGCTTCTTTTGGTGCGGCGTTAGCGATTGTAGCGGGGATTGGCATTCCGGGAATTCCGGATCAGTGGTTTATTTCCGCAAACGCTTTTCTCTTTGCATTATTAGCGGCCTTGATGCTGGATGGCATTACCCGTTGGACAAAAGTGTCAACCTCAGGCGTTGTCTTATTCGGCATTGCGATGGTATTTACCTTTGAGTCGTTGATTTCGATGATGCAATTTATCGCGACGGAAGACACCTTACAGGGGCTGGTTTTCTGGACAATGGGTAGCCTTGGCAGGGCGACGTGGGAAAAATTGGGCATCATGTTGCTTGTGTTCTCTGTCATTATGCCTGTCTCAATGAGCAATGCCTGGAAATTGACCGCATTGCGTCTGGGGGAAGATCGTGCGATCAGCTTTGGCATTAATATTAGCCGCCTTCGCTTGGGAACATTACTGCGTATCAGTATCCTGACCGCCTTGGCGGTTGCCTTTGTTGGCCCCATTGCTTTTATTGGATTGATCTCTCCTCATATTGCCAGAATGATGTTTGGTGAAGATCATCGTTTCTTCCTGCCGGCGAGTGCGTTGATTGGTGCCCTCGTTTTATCAATGACTTCCATTGCCTCCAAGAACCTGATCCCCGGCGTGATCATCCCGGTTGGGATCGTGACATCGTTGGTTGGTGTGCCTTTCTTCCTGAGCATCGTTTTACGTCATCGGGGGAATGTATGA
- a CDS encoding ABC transporter substrate-binding protein has product MSISLMAGSAMMASFASWAETVTDVAGRTVEVPEKVNRILLGEGRLFHSVAILEGDKPLARIAGWQGDFRKLDPQTYAVYKAKFPEIDNIPLIGNTSADSVSAEKVLTLTPDVAIFGLSGHGPGKNSELVQQLEKAGVPVVFVDFRNDPLKNTLPSIRMLGKVLHREEQANAYADFYEKNLKLVTDITDRIPDAEKPSVFIELRAGSSEDCCGTAGNGNMGDFIDLAGGKNIAKAVLPSPLGTMNLEKVIAEDPYIYIASGAQDPGDKGEGIKMGAQTSADTARAGLKEITERKGINNLTAVKEGRSYAIWHHYYNSPYNVVVTQVFAKWFYPEKFADLDPQQTLKELHHKFLAIEPAGTYWVSEK; this is encoded by the coding sequence ATGAGTATCAGCCTAATGGCAGGCTCTGCCATGATGGCAAGTTTTGCATCCTGGGCTGAAACAGTCACTGACGTTGCTGGGCGTACCGTTGAGGTGCCAGAAAAAGTCAACCGTATCTTGTTGGGTGAAGGCCGTCTGTTCCATTCTGTTGCCATACTGGAAGGGGATAAACCTCTGGCTCGTATCGCAGGTTGGCAAGGTGATTTTCGTAAACTGGACCCACAAACTTACGCTGTTTATAAAGCTAAATTTCCTGAAATAGATAATATCCCTCTGATTGGTAACACCAGCGCTGACAGTGTTAGCGCCGAAAAAGTGCTGACCCTCACCCCTGATGTTGCCATTTTTGGCCTGTCCGGACATGGGCCGGGGAAAAACAGTGAGCTGGTGCAGCAGTTGGAAAAAGCAGGTGTTCCCGTTGTTTTTGTCGATTTCCGCAACGATCCCCTGAAAAACACCTTACCTAGCATCCGTATGCTGGGCAAAGTCTTGCATCGTGAAGAGCAGGCCAACGCTTACGCGGATTTTTATGAAAAAAATCTAAAATTGGTCACGGATATTACGGATCGCATCCCAGATGCTGAGAAACCTTCTGTATTTATTGAATTAAGAGCCGGTTCTAGTGAAGATTGCTGCGGTACAGCAGGTAACGGCAATATGGGGGACTTTATTGATTTGGCGGGCGGCAAAAATATCGCCAAAGCAGTCCTGCCTTCTCCATTGGGAACCATGAATCTGGAAAAAGTCATTGCGGAAGATCCGTATATTTACATTGCAAGTGGTGCACAAGACCCCGGTGACAAAGGCGAAGGGATCAAAATGGGCGCACAAACGTCTGCCGATACTGCTCGTGCTGGCTTAAAAGAGATCACTGAACGTAAAGGTATCAATAACTTAACTGCGGTGAAAGAAGGGCGTAGCTATGCTATTTGGCATCACTACTATAACTCTCCTTACAATGTTGTTGTAACTCAGGTTTTCGCTAAATGGTTCTATCCTGAAAAATTTGCTGATTTAGATCCGCAACAAACATTGAAAGAACTTCACCATAAGTTCTTGGCGATTGAGCCGGCAGGTACGTATTGGGTCAGCGAGAAATAA
- the yieE gene encoding DNA-binding transcriptional regulator YeiE — translation MRITLRQLEIFAEVLKSGSTTQASQQLALSQSAVSASLTDLEGQLGVQLFDRVGKRLVTNEHGRLLYPKALALLEQAGEVEQLFKLELGALRLAASSTIGNYMLPEMLARYRQDYPETPLELNISNTGDVIKAVAEFRVDLGLIEGLCHDPELITQPWMKDELIIFSSPESPLLQHVLGIEDVIKAPWILREKGSGTREVLDHLLFSQMPRFNIAMELGNSEAIKHAVQYGMGISCLSRRVVQEQLKNGTLSELVIPGLSLNRTLYLIYHRQKHMSNALKKLLSYCH, via the coding sequence ATGCGTATCACTCTGAGACAACTGGAAATTTTTGCAGAAGTTCTGAAAAGTGGTTCAACGACACAGGCTTCTCAGCAGTTGGCGTTATCACAATCTGCGGTGAGTGCTTCACTGACCGATCTCGAAGGGCAATTGGGTGTACAACTGTTTGATAGAGTCGGAAAACGTCTGGTGACCAATGAACATGGGCGTTTGCTTTATCCCAAGGCATTGGCATTGCTTGAACAGGCCGGTGAAGTGGAGCAGCTTTTCAAACTTGAATTGGGTGCATTGCGGTTAGCGGCCAGCAGCACGATTGGCAATTATATGTTGCCGGAGATGTTGGCGAGATATCGTCAGGATTATCCTGAGACACCGCTGGAATTGAATATCAGCAATACCGGTGATGTGATAAAGGCCGTTGCTGAGTTTCGTGTTGATTTGGGATTGATTGAGGGATTGTGTCACGATCCTGAATTAATTACCCAACCGTGGATGAAAGACGAGTTGATCATTTTTTCTTCTCCAGAAAGCCCGCTGTTACAACATGTGTTGGGGATAGAAGATGTGATCAAGGCACCCTGGATATTGCGGGAGAAAGGTTCAGGCACAAGGGAAGTTTTGGATCATCTTTTATTTTCACAAATGCCCAGATTCAATATCGCGATGGAGTTGGGGAATTCAGAAGCCATCAAACATGCGGTTCAATATGGGATGGGGATCAGTTGCCTTTCCCGGCGGGTTGTCCAAGAACAACTGAAAAATGGCACCTTATCTGAACTTGTCATTCCCGGACTGAGCCTCAATCGCACCCTGTACCTGATTTACCATCGCCAGAAACATATGTCCAATGCATTAAAGAAGTTGCTGAGTTACTGTCACTAA
- a CDS encoding ABC transporter ATP-binding protein — protein MNQGLKINGLTAGYPKHPVIENLDVNSLPRGQITVLLGPNGCGKSTLLRSLAGLNKASGELLLDGQDLMKMNFAQRAQNVVYLPQSLPAGVHLHVLESVIVAQRASGGVNNSQYEQSVMELLRQLGIEHLAFSYLDQLSGGQKQLVGLAQSLIRHPALLLLDEPLSALDLNYQYHVMDLVARETRRRNIITIVVVHDINIALRHGDHVLMLKKGKLISQGLPEQVITPSSLAEVYGIKGRIEHCSQGIPQVLIDGLVTELAS, from the coding sequence ATGAATCAGGGGCTAAAAATCAATGGCTTGACAGCGGGATATCCGAAACATCCCGTGATTGAAAATCTGGATGTTAATTCTTTGCCCCGTGGTCAAATCACCGTCTTGTTAGGGCCGAATGGTTGCGGTAAATCGACACTTCTGCGTTCGCTGGCGGGGCTGAATAAAGCCAGTGGTGAACTGCTGTTGGACGGGCAGGATTTGATGAAGATGAATTTTGCCCAACGTGCCCAAAACGTGGTTTATTTGCCTCAGTCATTACCCGCGGGTGTGCATCTTCATGTATTGGAATCGGTGATTGTCGCGCAACGGGCATCAGGTGGCGTGAATAATAGCCAATATGAACAAAGCGTCATGGAACTGTTACGCCAGCTTGGTATTGAGCATTTGGCATTCAGCTACTTGGATCAATTATCGGGTGGTCAGAAGCAGTTGGTTGGATTGGCTCAATCATTAATTCGTCACCCGGCGTTGTTATTATTGGATGAACCGTTAAGTGCATTGGATTTAAACTACCAGTACCATGTCATGGATTTAGTCGCACGTGAAACGCGCCGCCGTAACATTATTACCATTGTTGTTGTTCACGATATTAATATTGCATTGCGTCATGGTGACCATGTGTTAATGCTAAAAAAAGGTAAATTAATTTCCCAAGGGTTACCTGAGCAGGTTATTACACCAAGTAGTCTGGCAGAGGTTTATGGTATTAAAGGCCGGATTGAACATTGTTCTCAGGGAATACCGCAAGTATTAATTGATGGTTTAGTAACGGAATTAGCGAGTTAA
- a CDS encoding amino acid permease: protein MSQEESMPRDQAPTTLRRELKARHMAMIAIGGSIGTGLFVASGATISQAGPGGALLSYALIGLMVYFLMTSLGELAAFMPVSGSFSTYGSKYVDEGFGFALGWNYWYNWAVTIAVDLVAAQLVMGYWFDDVPGWVWSALFLGLIFLLNFISVKGFGEAEYWFSLIKVSTVIVFIIVGILMITGIMQGAEGAGWHNWGIDDAPFAGGFAAMIGVAMIVGFSFQGTELIGITAGESKDPAKNIPRAVRKVFWRILLFYVFAILIISLIIPYTDPSLLRNGVKDISVSPFTLVFENAGLLSAAAVMNAVILTAVLSAGNSGMYASTRMLFTLAKEGKAPKIFSHLSKGGVPRNALYVTTVVAGLCFLSSMFGNQTVYLWLLNTSGMTGFIAWLGIAISHYRFRKGYIAQGLDINDLPYRSGFFPLGPIFAFILCLIITLGQNYQAFLQDKIDWYGVTATYIGIPLFLLIWLGYKLKKKTHFVKYSEMEFPTFKYTDKE, encoded by the coding sequence ATGTCTCAAGAAGAAAGCATGCCGCGGGATCAGGCCCCAACAACTCTGCGCCGTGAATTAAAAGCACGACATATGGCCATGATTGCCATCGGTGGATCAATTGGCACAGGGTTATTTGTTGCTTCTGGCGCAACAATTTCTCAGGCTGGCCCGGGTGGAGCCTTACTTTCTTATGCATTAATTGGCTTGATGGTTTATTTCTTAATGACTAGCTTGGGCGAATTAGCAGCGTTCATGCCGGTTTCAGGGTCATTTTCAACTTATGGCTCCAAATATGTTGATGAAGGTTTTGGTTTCGCGCTGGGATGGAACTATTGGTACAACTGGGCAGTAACGATTGCGGTTGACCTTGTTGCCGCACAATTGGTGATGGGCTATTGGTTTGATGATGTTCCCGGTTGGGTATGGAGTGCCTTGTTCCTTGGCCTGATTTTCCTGTTGAATTTCATTTCCGTCAAAGGGTTTGGTGAAGCGGAATATTGGTTCTCCTTGATCAAAGTCTCCACGGTGATTGTGTTCATTATTGTGGGTATTCTCATGATTACCGGCATCATGCAGGGGGCTGAAGGTGCAGGCTGGCATAATTGGGGTATTGATGACGCGCCTTTTGCGGGGGGCTTTGCCGCTATGATTGGGGTCGCCATGATTGTCGGTTTTTCTTTTCAAGGAACAGAGCTAATCGGTATTACCGCAGGGGAATCTAAAGATCCGGCGAAAAATATTCCCCGTGCTGTGCGTAAGGTATTCTGGCGCATCTTACTGTTTTATGTATTTGCTATTTTAATCATTAGCCTGATCATTCCTTATACTGATCCTAGTTTGTTGCGTAATGGCGTGAAAGATATCAGTGTTAGCCCATTCACTCTGGTCTTTGAAAATGCCGGCTTATTATCAGCGGCGGCGGTCATGAATGCGGTGATATTGACCGCGGTACTGTCAGCGGGAAATTCGGGAATGTACGCTTCGACCCGTATGCTGTTCACGCTGGCAAAAGAGGGTAAGGCGCCGAAAATTTTTAGTCACCTGTCTAAAGGTGGTGTTCCGCGTAACGCGCTTTATGTGACAACCGTGGTCGCCGGCTTGTGTTTCCTTAGCTCCATGTTTGGTAACCAAACCGTCTATTTGTGGTTACTGAATACCTCAGGTATGACCGGGTTTATCGCGTGGCTCGGCATTGCAATCAGTCACTACCGTTTCCGCAAAGGCTATATTGCCCAAGGCTTGGATATAAATGATCTGCCATATCGCTCCGGTTTCTTCCCTCTTGGGCCAATTTTTGCTTTTATTTTATGTTTGATTATCACCTTAGGCCAAAATTATCAGGCATTTTTGCAAGATAAGATCGATTGGTACGGCGTGACCGCGACTTACATTGGTATCCCGCTATTCCTGCTGATTTGGCTTGGCTACAAGTTGAAAAAGAAAACCCATTTCGTTAAGTACAGTGAAATGGAATTTCCCACATTCAAATATACTGATAAGGAATAG
- a CDS encoding APC family permease, whose amino-acid sequence MLHNTTTTATALGINQSSADNRVQLRRTLTLFQVVMMGLAYMQPMTIFDTFGIVSGLTGGHVATSYAIALIAVLFTALSYGKLVKRFPSAGSAYTYVQKSMNPHLGFMVGWSSLLDYLLMPMINVLLATIYLQALFPGIDPWVFVIMLAVITTAFNLCGINVVANINSIVVIVQIAVMVILVGLMIRGVHNGEGAGTLLSIQPFTSEEAQLIPMITGATILCFSFLGFDGISSLSEETPNAGKVVPKAIFLTALIGGVIFIAVSYFLQLYFPDISRFKNPDASQPEIMLYVAGSLFQYVILIFSSVTVMASGMAAHAGVSRLLYVMGRDGVLPEKVFAYVHPKWRTPAINVILVGIVVLLAGCLNLVTATALINFGALVAFTFVNLSVISQFYIRERRNCTLKDTLNFLILPLLGAATVGVLWVNLEAKSMELGLIWAGIGLIYMFFLTRSFRQPMPQFSES is encoded by the coding sequence ATGTTGCATAATACCACCACTACTGCTACCGCACTTGGTATTAATCAATCCAGTGCCGACAACCGCGTTCAACTGAGAAGAACATTGACTCTGTTTCAGGTCGTCATGATGGGGCTTGCCTATATGCAGCCAATGACTATTTTTGATACATTTGGCATTGTTTCTGGTTTGACGGGTGGGCATGTCGCGACATCCTATGCTATTGCATTGATCGCGGTTTTATTTACGGCGTTAAGTTATGGAAAATTAGTAAAACGCTTTCCATCGGCGGGTTCTGCTTATACTTACGTACAAAAATCAATGAACCCCCATCTTGGATTTATGGTCGGTTGGTCGTCTCTACTGGACTATCTGTTGATGCCGATGATCAATGTCTTATTGGCAACGATTTATTTACAGGCGCTGTTTCCTGGCATTGATCCGTGGGTCTTTGTGATCATGTTGGCGGTAATTACGACAGCCTTTAATTTGTGTGGCATCAATGTCGTGGCGAATATCAATAGCATCGTTGTGATTGTTCAGATTGCTGTTATGGTGATACTCGTTGGGCTGATGATCCGTGGTGTTCATAATGGTGAAGGTGCGGGAACGTTGCTGAGTATTCAGCCATTTACATCAGAGGAAGCGCAACTCATTCCGATGATTACTGGTGCGACGATACTTTGCTTCTCATTTCTTGGGTTTGATGGTATCAGCTCTTTGTCTGAAGAAACACCCAATGCAGGTAAGGTTGTCCCTAAAGCGATTTTCCTGACCGCACTCATTGGTGGTGTTATCTTCATTGCCGTGTCTTATTTTTTACAACTCTATTTCCCGGATATTTCTCGGTTTAAAAACCCGGATGCTTCTCAGCCAGAAATTATGTTGTATGTTGCTGGCTCGTTATTCCAGTACGTTATTCTCATCTTTTCCAGTGTCACGGTTATGGCTTCCGGTATGGCAGCCCATGCAGGGGTCTCCCGTCTGCTTTACGTGATGGGGCGTGATGGCGTGCTGCCTGAGAAAGTATTTGCTTATGTTCACCCGAAATGGCGTACTCCGGCAATCAATGTCATATTGGTTGGGATTGTTGTTCTTTTAGCAGGTTGTCTGAACTTGGTGACAGCTACCGCATTGATCAATTTCGGTGCATTGGTGGCATTTACTTTTGTCAACTTGTCAGTCATCTCTCAGTTCTATATTCGTGAACGTCGTAACTGTACATTGAAAGACACCTTGAATTTCCTGATCCTGCCACTATTGGGTGCAGCGACAGTCGGGGTTTTGTGGGTGAATCTGGAAGCAAAATCGATGGAATTAGGTTTGATTTGGGCGGGAATTGGTCTTATTTACATGTTCTTCCTGACTCGTAGTTTCCGGCAGCCAATGCCACAGTTCAGTGAGTCATAA